One segment of Nostoc flagelliforme CCNUN1 DNA contains the following:
- a CDS encoding fasciclin domain-containing protein, whose translation MFSLFRWPSARVALVVLGMTAATITPIVISTPALSQNTVPSTTPSPATPSPETQSPATPSPTSSVNLSDVSSDYWARPFIQALADNNVITGFPDGSFRPNQGVTRAEFAALIQKAFPNQNRVRQLSAGGFKDVPAGYWAASAIQNAYETGFLAGYPGNVFRPNEQIQKVQAIVAVTNGLGLTASTTGASSDLSTYYTDASAIPNYAVSSVTIATQSNIVVNYPDVRQLNPQQPLTRAEAAALLYQALARQGRVQPIASNLPASQYIVGGTAGGTQTGNDIVSLAASSTSLTTLTSLLKTAGLTEILQQPGPYTVFAPTDQAFAALPAATLEQLQQPENREALIKILRYHVVPGAVTSSQLSAGELRTSEESPVNIQIDRANNQVRVNNAQVIQADVQASNGVIHAINQVLVPPDINISQLNQSPTGTTNGATPEVTPGRTTLGGPSYIGGGGNIGLSGNDTALGDSNFAVFSKIGLTRNISVRPSVIFGDDTIFLVPLTLDFTPRATAEVGQRTFSISPYVGAGVAIEANLDTDFGLLLTGGVDVPLGTRFTLNGAVNAAFMDETDVGLQLGLGYNF comes from the coding sequence ATGTTTAGTTTATTTCGTTGGCCATCAGCAAGGGTTGCTTTAGTAGTTCTGGGAATGACAGCTGCTACAATCACTCCCATAGTAATTTCTACCCCAGCTTTATCTCAAAATACTGTTCCATCTACGACACCATCACCTGCAACACCATCACCTGAAACACAATCACCTGCGACACCATCGCCTACTTCATCAGTAAACTTGTCTGATGTTTCCTCAGATTATTGGGCGCGTCCCTTCATTCAAGCCTTAGCTGACAATAACGTGATTACTGGCTTTCCTGATGGCAGCTTTCGGCCGAATCAAGGTGTGACTCGTGCTGAGTTTGCCGCTCTAATTCAAAAAGCTTTCCCTAACCAAAATCGAGTTCGGCAATTAAGCGCAGGTGGGTTTAAGGATGTTCCTGCTGGCTATTGGGCAGCTTCTGCAATTCAGAACGCCTACGAAACTGGATTTCTGGCAGGCTATCCTGGGAACGTATTTAGACCAAATGAACAAATACAGAAGGTACAGGCGATCGTTGCTGTAACCAATGGTTTGGGTTTAACTGCTAGTACCACTGGAGCCAGTAGTGACCTCAGCACCTACTACACCGACGCCTCAGCTATCCCGAACTATGCTGTTAGTAGTGTGACAATAGCAACACAATCTAATATTGTTGTTAATTATCCAGATGTAAGACAACTCAATCCGCAACAGCCCCTGACTCGTGCTGAAGCTGCGGCACTCTTATATCAAGCTTTGGCTAGACAAGGAAGGGTGCAACCCATTGCTAGCAATCTTCCAGCTAGTCAATATATTGTCGGTGGAACTGCTGGCGGCACTCAAACTGGTAATGATATTGTTTCTCTTGCTGCATCCAGTACTTCTTTGACAACTCTGACTTCTTTATTAAAGACAGCTGGTTTAACAGAAATACTTCAACAGCCTGGCCCTTATACAGTCTTCGCTCCCACCGATCAAGCATTTGCTGCTTTGCCTGCTGCTACCCTAGAGCAGTTACAGCAACCAGAAAACAGAGAAGCATTGATTAAGATTTTGAGATATCATGTGGTTCCTGGTGCAGTAACTTCTAGTCAGCTCTCGGCTGGAGAACTGAGAACCTCTGAAGAAAGTCCTGTAAATATTCAAATAGATCGGGCTAATAATCAAGTCAGGGTGAATAATGCCCAAGTTATCCAGGCGGATGTCCAAGCTAGCAATGGTGTTATCCATGCAATTAATCAAGTCCTCGTCCCGCCTGATATTAACATCAGTCAGTTAAATCAGTCACCAACAGGAACCACAAATGGGGCAACGCCTGAGGTAACGCCAGGTAGAACTACTCTTGGTGGCCCTAGCTACATCGGGGGTGGTGGTAACATTGGTTTGAGCGGCAACGATACAGCTTTGGGCGACAGCAACTTTGCAGTGTTCAGCAAAATTGGTCTGACACGCAATATATCAGTGCGACCATCGGTGATCTTTGGGGATGATACAATATTTTTGGTTCCCTTGACTTTGGATTTTACTCCTCGCGCAACCGCTGAGGTGGGTCAACGAACTTTCTCTATCTCTCCTTATGTGGGTGCTGGCGTAGCCATAGAAGCTAATCTGGATACTGATTTTGGATTACTGCTAACTGGTGGTGTAGACGTTCCTCTCGGTACTCGATTTACATTAAATGGCGCTGTAAATGCTGCTTTTATGGATGAAACTGATGTCGGGCTACAATTAGGACTTGGCTACAACTTCTAA
- a CDS encoding cysteine hydrolase family protein, with the protein MNLPLRTLGVPPNAWTVNDAIADITRPQKAPQPVILSTETKTLRLDLAKAAILVIDMQNDFCHPDGWLAHIGVDVTPARQPIEPLNNLLPELREAGVPVIWINWGNRPDLLNISAASRHVYNPTGEGVGLGDPLPSNGARVLMAGSWAAAVVDELEKIPEDICVDKYRMSGFWDTPLDSILRNLGKTTLFFAGVNADQCVLVTLCDANFLGYDCVLVKDCSATTSPEYCWLATLYNVKQCFGFVTDSQEILTALQKGEE; encoded by the coding sequence ATGAATTTACCATTACGGACATTGGGAGTTCCACCAAATGCGTGGACAGTGAATGATGCGATCGCAGATATCACTCGTCCTCAAAAGGCCCCACAACCCGTTATTTTATCAACAGAAACTAAAACCCTGCGCCTAGACTTGGCAAAAGCTGCTATCCTCGTCATTGATATGCAAAACGACTTCTGTCACCCTGATGGCTGGTTAGCGCATATCGGCGTGGACGTAACTCCGGCGCGTCAGCCTATTGAACCTTTGAACAACTTACTTCCAGAACTGCGTGAGGCTGGTGTTCCAGTCATTTGGATAAATTGGGGAAATCGTCCCGACTTGCTCAATATTAGTGCTGCTTCGCGCCATGTCTATAATCCCACAGGGGAGGGTGTAGGATTGGGCGATCCACTGCCAAGCAATGGTGCTAGAGTACTCATGGCAGGTAGTTGGGCCGCAGCAGTAGTAGACGAACTAGAAAAAATTCCCGAAGATATTTGTGTGGACAAATACCGCATGAGTGGATTTTGGGATACGCCATTAGATAGTATCTTGCGGAATCTGGGAAAGACAACATTATTTTTTGCTGGTGTTAATGCCGATCAATGTGTGCTAGTTACGTTATGTGATGCTAACTTCTTAGGATATGATTGCGTGTTAGTTAAAGACTGTAGCGCTACCACTTCTCCTGAATATTGTTGGCTGGCGACATTGTACAATGTTAAACAATGCTTCGGTTTTGTGACTGACTCCCAAGAGATTTTAACAGCGCTGCAAAAGGGTGAGGAGTGA
- a CDS encoding type II toxin-antitoxin system RelE/ParE family toxin, which translates to MKYRIEISSVAEFEADSAFLRLSQVTSPSRASQWYAELLQAIDSLSQMPKRCPLAPENEYFSQEIRQLLYGRGRNSYRILFTILEDQEVSMVRILHIRHTAQQILGEDPEEPNAT; encoded by the coding sequence ATGAAATATCGCATCGAAATTTCTAGTGTGGCGGAGTTTGAAGCAGACAGTGCCTTCCTACGGTTGTCCCAAGTCACATCCCCTTCAAGGGCAAGTCAATGGTATGCCGAATTGCTGCAAGCGATTGATTCTTTGTCTCAAATGCCGAAGCGCTGTCCTTTAGCGCCAGAGAACGAGTATTTCAGCCAAGAAATTCGACAACTACTTTATGGTCGAGGACGCAACTCATACCGCATCCTTTTCACTATTTTGGAGGATCAAGAAGTATCTATGGTGCGTATTCTGCACATCCGACACACTGCACAGCAAATCCTGGGTGAAGATCCTGAAGAACCCAACGCCACCTAA
- a CDS encoding DUF4112 domain-containing protein → MPDSPFRFSMIEPDAKAPTLKRLRQLSRLLDNVITIPGTQIGFGLDPILGLIPIGGDFLGIMFSSYIILEAARLGVSRATLAKMVLNVIIDGLVGAVPVLGDFFDFTWRANTNNIKLLEDYLKFPSQQKSADGWFIFGVLLGLLLIAIVLVALPVIVIRMLWNALTGG, encoded by the coding sequence ATGCCTGATTCTCCTTTTCGATTTTCGATGATTGAACCTGATGCCAAAGCACCCACCTTGAAGCGCCTGCGTCAATTAAGTCGGCTGCTGGATAATGTTATTACCATTCCTGGCACGCAGATTGGTTTTGGTCTAGATCCAATTTTAGGACTTATACCTATTGGTGGTGATTTTTTGGGAATCATGTTTTCTAGCTACATCATCCTAGAAGCAGCGCGACTGGGTGTATCTAGAGCCACTTTAGCCAAAATGGTTCTAAATGTGATCATTGATGGCTTAGTAGGCGCTGTCCCAGTTTTGGGAGACTTTTTTGATTTTACCTGGAGAGCTAATACTAATAATATCAAGCTGTTGGAAGATTACTTAAAGTTTCCTAGCCAGCAAAAGAGTGCCGACGGGTGGTTTATCTTTGGCGTTTTGCTGGGATTGTTGCTGATTGCCATTGTTTTAGTCGCATTGCCCGTGATAGTAATTAGAATGCTATGGAATGCCTTAACAGGCGGTTAA
- a CDS encoding amidohydrolase, with protein sequence MLDFTIQNVLIATDDDYATVDVQIIDGALAKLAGGIAAIAPNLQVIGTPIDGKNKLLLPGFFNAHTHSSEMWQRGIMSAFPLELWLAELYDFAPLDPEQVYLSALGTAVETLLSGGTSVVDHLVLIPGLELETIAIATRAYKEVGIRAFIAPLIQDESLSAGIPSGESAQKHEPYFRSTAATLEIIEEAVRQFHRPDEGINILVAPTGIQLCTDALFEGCSELSDRYNLCRHSHLLETRAQEKLAQEKYGCTAVEHLKRIGYLSDHTTLAHCVWLNDADIAILAETQSTVVHNPLSNLRLGSGIAPILKYRQAGVNVTFGCDGASSNDSQDLLEAIKMGSILHNVTDSNYQHWITPRQAVEMASLGGAKGLNIADKLGSLTVGKQADLVLYDLTNLSLLPRTDPIGLLVLGRPTNVVNSAWVNGKQIVADGKVTTINVDELRQELFNRSQWETKRKSETVAQIEAHYRTVMGL encoded by the coding sequence ATGCTAGATTTCACCATCCAGAATGTTTTGATTGCCACCGATGATGATTATGCAACGGTAGATGTACAGATTATAGATGGTGCGTTAGCGAAGCTCGCCGGAGGCATCGCAGCCATTGCCCCCAATCTACAGGTAATCGGCACACCTATAGATGGCAAAAATAAGCTATTGCTACCTGGCTTTTTCAACGCCCATACCCACTCATCAGAGATGTGGCAGCGAGGAATCATGTCAGCTTTCCCTTTAGAATTATGGTTGGCGGAACTGTATGATTTTGCCCCCCTCGATCCCGAACAGGTTTATCTCAGCGCTTTGGGTACTGCGGTGGAAACCCTACTTTCCGGCGGTACGAGTGTAGTAGATCACCTCGTGTTAATTCCCGGACTTGAGTTAGAAACGATCGCCATTGCAACTCGCGCTTACAAAGAAGTGGGAATTCGCGCCTTTATCGCTCCCCTAATTCAAGATGAGTCCCTCAGCGCAGGTATCCCATCTGGGGAATCAGCCCAAAAGCATGAACCTTATTTTCGCTCAACTGCGGCAACATTGGAAATCATCGAAGAAGCGGTGAGACAGTTTCATCGCCCGGATGAGGGTATAAATATTTTAGTTGCACCAACAGGGATACAATTGTGTACTGATGCTTTATTTGAAGGATGTAGTGAGTTAAGCGATCGCTATAATCTTTGTCGTCACTCCCATTTACTCGAAACCAGGGCACAAGAAAAACTCGCCCAAGAAAAGTACGGTTGTACTGCTGTAGAACATTTGAAAAGAATCGGATATTTGAGCGATCATACAACACTTGCGCATTGTGTTTGGTTAAATGATGCTGATATCGCCATTCTCGCCGAAACTCAATCTACAGTTGTTCATAATCCCTTAAGCAATTTGCGTTTAGGCAGTGGCATCGCCCCCATTTTAAAATATCGTCAAGCTGGAGTAAATGTAACTTTTGGTTGCGATGGTGCTTCGAGTAATGACTCTCAAGACTTGCTAGAAGCAATCAAAATGGGTTCTATTTTACATAATGTTACAGACTCAAATTATCAACACTGGATTACCCCTAGACAAGCTGTAGAAATGGCATCATTGGGAGGCGCAAAGGGACTGAATATAGCAGACAAACTCGGTTCTTTAACTGTAGGTAAACAAGCCGATTTGGTACTTTATGATCTCACCAATTTATCATTATTACCCCGTACAGATCCCATTGGCTTATTAGTCTTAGGTCGTCCTACCAATGTTGTTAATAGTGCTTGGGTAAATGGTAAGCAAATTGTTGCTGATGGTAAAGTCACCACAATTAACGTTGATGAGTTGCGGCAAGAATTATTTAACCGCAGTCAATGGGAGACAAAACGCAAGTCTGAAACTGTCGCGCAAATCGAGGCTCATTATCGCACGGTTATGGGCTTGTAA
- the iscB gene encoding RNA-guided endonuclease IscB, with the protein MSKVLVIDQRKRPLDPVHPAQARQLLRSKKAAIYRQFPFTLILKESRTGTPVLPLRLKIDPGAKVTGIGLVNDSSALVVFVAELKHRGFAIRDALTSRRQLRRGRRARKTRYRQPRFLNRTRPEGWLAPSLQSRVDNIETWVKKLRQFAPIEAISQELVRFDMQLMRNPDIQGNEYMQGTLQGFETREFLLEKWNRQCAYCDVKDVPFQIEHIFPKARGGSNSITNLTLSCEKCNIKKGVKDIKDFLKKDPSRLEKILKQAKRPLADAAAVNTTRFALLNVLKSTGLPVETGSGGLTKFNRSQQNIPKSHWADAAAVGKSTPELIVKGVKPLLIAANGHGSRQSCRTDKFGFPNRHVPRDKIHFGFQTGDIVRAVVTSGKKIGSYVGKVAIRSSGSFNISTKNGLVQGISHKFCLRIHAKDGYSYAY; encoded by the coding sequence ATGTCCAAAGTACTTGTCATTGACCAAAGGAAACGTCCATTAGATCCTGTCCATCCGGCACAGGCACGACAGTTATTAAGAAGCAAAAAGGCAGCAATTTATAGACAGTTTCCATTCACACTCATTTTAAAAGAATCACGTACTGGAACTCCTGTATTACCTCTAAGGTTAAAAATTGACCCTGGCGCTAAAGTAACAGGAATTGGATTAGTCAACGACTCAAGCGCATTGGTCGTATTCGTGGCTGAATTGAAGCATAGAGGGTTTGCAATTCGAGACGCTTTAACGTCTAGGCGGCAGTTAAGACGTGGTAGACGTGCTAGAAAAACTCGTTACAGGCAACCAAGATTTTTGAACAGAACCCGTCCAGAGGGATGGTTAGCACCTAGCTTACAAAGTCGGGTCGATAATATCGAAACTTGGGTTAAAAAGCTTCGTCAATTTGCACCAATTGAGGCTATTAGTCAAGAGTTAGTTCGCTTTGACATGCAATTAATGCGTAATCCTGATATCCAGGGGAACGAATATATGCAGGGTACGCTCCAAGGTTTTGAGACTCGTGAGTTCTTGCTTGAAAAGTGGAATAGGCAATGCGCTTATTGTGACGTGAAGGATGTTCCTTTCCAGATTGAACACATTTTTCCAAAAGCTAGAGGCGGGTCAAACTCAATCACAAACCTGACGCTGAGTTGCGAAAAATGCAATATCAAGAAAGGAGTCAAAGATATCAAAGACTTCTTGAAAAAAGACCCATCAAGGTTAGAAAAAATTTTGAAACAAGCTAAAAGACCATTAGCTGATGCGGCAGCAGTAAACACAACTAGATTTGCATTGTTGAATGTTTTAAAATCAACTGGGTTGCCAGTAGAAACAGGCTCTGGTGGTTTAACTAAGTTTAATCGTAGTCAGCAAAACATACCGAAAAGCCACTGGGCTGATGCTGCTGCTGTTGGTAAGTCAACCCCTGAATTGATTGTTAAAGGCGTTAAGCCATTATTGATTGCAGCTAATGGACATGGTTCTAGACAGTCATGTAGAACCGATAAGTTCGGCTTTCCAAATCGACATGTACCTAGAGATAAAATACATTTTGGCTTTCAAACTGGTGACATTGTTAGAGCAGTCGTTACCAGTGGTAAAAAGATTGGTAGTTATGTTGGGAAGGTAGCTATTCGTTCGTCGGGCAGTTTCAATATTTCCACTAAAAACGGATTAGTTCAAGGAATATCACACAAGTTTTGTCTTCGTATTCACGCAAAAGATGGTTACTCGTATGCATATTAA
- a CDS encoding NupC/NupG family nucleoside CNT transporter, which translates to MERAISALGILVFIGISYAFSVNRRAVRWRIVAWGLGLEFALALVILKTPWGLNVFKSLGDIVSQFLAFSDVGAKFVFGENFKDHFFAFQVLPTIIFFSAFISVLYYYGILQRVVNVMAWVMMKTMKTSGSESLSCAGNIFLGPTESALMVKPYIANMTQSELHALMTGGFATIAGGVLGAYLSFGIPAEHLIAAFFMTAPTSLVVSKLLYPETEVSETAGKAKADVETNYVNVIDAATTGAIDGVKLAVNVGVMIIAFLGLLAALNALLGWLGAFVGLQQLSLQWILSFVMAPVAWLMGVPWADCRQVGALLGTKTILNEFIAFLDLKALIESGKISQRAVIIATYALCNFANIGSIGITIGGITGIAPNRQHDLARMGVRSMIGGLLAGFITACIAGMLI; encoded by the coding sequence ATGGAACGCGCTATTTCTGCGTTGGGGATTTTAGTTTTTATCGGTATATCCTACGCCTTCTCGGTTAATCGTCGTGCGGTGCGTTGGCGCATAGTAGCCTGGGGTTTGGGATTGGAGTTTGCATTGGCGCTAGTGATTCTTAAAACTCCTTGGGGTTTGAATGTGTTTAAATCTCTAGGAGATATTGTCAGCCAATTTTTAGCATTTTCTGATGTTGGTGCAAAATTTGTCTTTGGAGAAAATTTTAAGGATCATTTCTTTGCCTTCCAAGTGCTGCCGACAATTATCTTTTTCTCTGCCTTCATCAGCGTTTTGTATTACTACGGCATTTTACAGCGAGTCGTAAATGTGATGGCGTGGGTAATGATGAAGACGATGAAAACATCCGGTTCTGAATCTTTATCCTGTGCAGGTAACATCTTTTTGGGGCCAACAGAGTCCGCGCTGATGGTTAAACCTTATATAGCGAATATGACGCAATCAGAACTTCATGCCCTGATGACGGGTGGTTTTGCCACAATTGCGGGTGGAGTACTAGGGGCATATCTCTCCTTTGGGATACCAGCAGAACACCTGATTGCTGCTTTTTTTATGACTGCTCCCACGTCGTTGGTGGTATCAAAATTGCTGTACCCAGAAACAGAAGTATCAGAGACGGCTGGTAAGGCAAAAGCAGATGTAGAAACCAATTATGTAAATGTAATTGATGCTGCTACTACCGGAGCAATTGATGGTGTGAAATTAGCAGTTAATGTTGGGGTGATGATTATTGCCTTTTTAGGATTATTAGCTGCCTTGAATGCACTGCTGGGATGGTTGGGGGCATTTGTGGGTTTACAGCAACTGTCATTACAGTGGATTTTGTCTTTTGTTATGGCTCCCGTAGCTTGGCTGATGGGCGTACCTTGGGCTGATTGTCGGCAAGTGGGGGCTTTATTGGGTACAAAGACAATTCTGAATGAGTTTATTGCTTTTTTGGATTTGAAGGCACTAATTGAAAGTGGTAAAATTTCCCAACGTGCAGTAATTATTGCGACTTACGCCTTATGCAATTTTGCAAATATCGGTTCAATTGGAATTACTATTGGCGGCATTACTGGAATAGCACCTAATCGTCAGCATGATTTAGCTCGCATGGGTGTAAGGTCAATGATTGGCGGATTGTTAGCGGGTTTTATTACCGCTTGTATTGCTGGAATGTTGATTTGA
- a CDS encoding YihY/virulence factor BrkB family protein, with product MPKPRFFRFFRHLNWRTLKKTFARTMERRLFGLASEIAFNAMLSLFPAILAIVTAIGLLAESLQDTFKQLAAQLSQVLPEQALTLIRDFATTEITNSRNSGLFSLSFVLAIWTASGAVNTAMTAFDQIHQIPSENIRPFWKAKLVSLALTVGTMLLLVLASFLVFTSDLLLEMVVRGNGSLIFLSHLWQLLSWPLALSIVAVAFSFVYRYGPSQWNPGTPMMPGAILAAVFWAILSALFRLYVANFGNYNKVYGAVGAVIVLMLWLSMSAAVLLIGDQLNVTVGEDMRQKHSQNLVKNINL from the coding sequence ATGCCAAAGCCTCGTTTTTTCCGCTTCTTTCGCCACCTCAATTGGCGCACGCTCAAAAAAACTTTTGCCAGGACAATGGAAAGACGACTTTTTGGACTCGCCTCGGAAATTGCCTTCAATGCTATGTTATCGCTGTTTCCGGCAATTCTTGCGATCGTTACAGCCATTGGCTTATTAGCAGAATCTTTACAAGATACCTTTAAACAACTGGCGGCACAACTCAGTCAAGTCCTACCTGAACAAGCCCTGACTCTGATTCGTGATTTTGCTACCACAGAAATTACTAATTCTAGAAACAGTGGTTTATTTTCTCTAAGCTTTGTATTAGCAATTTGGACTGCTTCTGGGGCGGTGAATACAGCTATGACTGCTTTCGACCAAATCCATCAAATTCCTTCAGAAAACATCCGTCCCTTTTGGAAAGCCAAGCTCGTCTCTCTGGCATTAACAGTCGGTACTATGTTGCTTTTAGTGTTGGCTTCTTTCTTAGTGTTTACCAGTGATCTACTGTTGGAAATGGTAGTGCGCGGAAATGGTTCTTTGATTTTCTTGTCGCATCTTTGGCAGCTTTTAAGTTGGCCTTTAGCTTTAAGTATTGTTGCTGTCGCCTTTAGTTTTGTCTATCGCTATGGCCCAAGCCAGTGGAACCCAGGCACGCCAATGATGCCTGGAGCAATTTTAGCAGCTGTTTTCTGGGCAATATTGTCTGCCCTATTTCGGCTTTATGTGGCGAATTTTGGCAATTATAATAAAGTCTATGGTGCAGTAGGGGCTGTGATAGTTTTAATGCTTTGGCTGTCGATGAGTGCTGCGGTTCTGTTAATTGGGGATCAGTTAAACGTGACTGTCGGCGAAGATATGCGCCAAAAGCACAGTCAGAATCTCGTGAAAAATATTAATTTGTAA
- a CDS encoding alpha/beta fold hydrolase has product MKDWWQATFPKGRQNLIITDAKGYPVQIAYGEIGRGKPLILLHGMGSWSYNWRHSIAPLSKYFRVICFDAKGFGFSEKPLSRREDNGHQVIEFQRIIQALCDEPAVIVAESLGGLVALALAQENPHLVGQLVVVNVPIFAERLPHWAMWLLAQTPLEIMHTIDSLRLAYLFAPLFREIMAIERRGVLFDPSILTQEDVYWITYPFIELPGTIAKVAEELQIAAREIENWQENKPNMLTRIQNKLGAIKCPTLILWGEQDSWFPAIHGEKLHQHIPDSKLQILSNCYHDASTGASEVLNAAIIEFLRDTPF; this is encoded by the coding sequence ATGAAAGATTGGTGGCAGGCCACTTTTCCTAAAGGGCGGCAAAATCTAATTATTACTGATGCTAAAGGGTATCCTGTACAAATTGCTTATGGCGAAATCGGTAGAGGTAAACCGCTAATTTTATTACATGGTATGGGTAGTTGGAGCTATAATTGGCGTCATAGTATAGCACCATTATCTAAATATTTCCGGGTAATTTGTTTTGATGCCAAAGGTTTTGGTTTTTCGGAAAAACCATTGTCTCGTAGAGAAGACAACGGTCATCAAGTTATTGAGTTTCAAAGAATTATTCAGGCATTATGTGATGAACCCGCAGTGATTGTAGCTGAATCTCTGGGGGGATTAGTTGCCCTTGCCCTTGCTCAAGAAAATCCGCACTTAGTCGGGCAGCTTGTAGTCGTAAACGTACCTATTTTTGCCGAACGTCTACCCCATTGGGCTATGTGGTTACTTGCCCAAACGCCCCTGGAAATAATGCATACAATTGACTCTTTACGTCTGGCATATTTGTTTGCGCCTCTATTTAGAGAAATTATGGCGATAGAAAGACGTGGAGTATTATTTGATCCCTCAATTTTGACACAGGAAGATGTCTATTGGATAACTTACCCCTTTATTGAACTACCTGGTACGATCGCCAAAGTCGCGGAAGAGTTACAAATAGCAGCGCGAGAAATTGAGAATTGGCAAGAAAATAAGCCAAATATGCTCACCAGAATTCAAAATAAGCTGGGTGCAATTAAGTGTCCGACACTAATTTTGTGGGGTGAGCAAGATAGTTGGTTTCCTGCTATTCATGGTGAAAAATTGCATCAGCATATCCCCGATTCTAAATTACAAATTTTGTCTAACTGCTATCATGATGCCTCAACTGGTGCTTCTGAGGTATTGAATGCAGCGATTATTGAGTTTTTACGGGATACTCCTTTTTAA